A window of the Miscanthus floridulus cultivar M001 chromosome 14, ASM1932011v1, whole genome shotgun sequence genome harbors these coding sequences:
- the LOC136503836 gene encoding disease resistance protein RGA2-like → METVLSVILGEIAHRSISFLINKFSNEAAAALPPDENLRRVLMRVHIVVEEAEGRQIRNQAMLQQLKILSATMYRGYYVLDTFRYRAYREEIGEDYRLGTVSHSFALSKFNPAKRIQLLCGGTSSTSSQGEKELCGVLGSMEITITNASEFIMFLNGCPPLCRRIYSTYLVMERCMFARHVEMEHIINFLMETGSPGTQDLDVLPIVGPMKAGKSTLVEHACNDERVRMAFSQIVLLTEDDLDERLMTSMRDGGTVKHRSSHALDNQRLLLIVELNGDVDEATWSNLYSSCKRYAANDSKVIICSRSDEIARFGPAPPLRVEYLTQEAYWYFFKALAFGSANPKEEPKLASMAMEIAACISSSFIAANSMARIL, encoded by the coding sequence ATGGAGACTGTCTTGTCAGTAATTTTGGGTGAAATCGCCCATCGATCGATTTCATTCCTCATCAACAAATTCTCCAATGAGGCAGCTGCTGCTCTCCCGCCTGATGAAAACCTGCGCCGCGTGTTGATGCGGGTTCACATCGTCGTTGAGGAAGCAGAGGGCCGGCAAATCAGAAACCAAGCCATGCTACAGCAGCTCAAGATTCTgtccgccaccatgtaccgaggCTACTATGTACTGGACACCTTCAGGTATCGAGCTTACCGAGAAGAGATCGGCGAGGATTACCGGCTTGGAACCGTAAGTCACTCTTTTGCCCTCTCTAAGTTCAACCCTGCCAAACGCATTCAACTGTTGTGTGGTGGAAcaagtagtactagtagtcaagGTGAAAAAGAGCTATGTGGAGTGCTTGGCTCTATGGAGATAACCATCACTAACGCGAGTGAGTTTATCATGTTTCTTAATGGCTGTCCTCCCTTGTGCCGCCGCATATACAGCACGTACCTGGTTATGGAGAGGTGTATGTTTGCCCGCCATGTCGAAATGGAGCACATCATAAACTTTCTCATGGAGACGGGCTCTCCAGGCACTCAGGATTTGGATGTCCTGCCGATTGTAGGTCCGATGAAAGCCGGTAAGAGCACCCTTGTCGAGCACGCATGCAACGATGAGAGGGTACGCATGGCCTTCTCCCAGATTGTGTTATTAACAGAAGATGATCTAGATGAAAGGCTTATGACTTCTATGAGAGATGGTGGCACGGTAAAGCATCGAAGTAGTCATGCCTTGGACAACCAAAGGCTTTTGCTTATTGTTGAGCTAAATGGAGATGTTgatgaggctacatggagtaACCTATATTCATCATGCAAAAGGTACGCTGCAAATGATAGCAAGGTCATAATATGCAGCCGGTCTGACGAGATCGCTAGATTCGGACCAGCACCACCTCTCAGGGTGGAGTATCTAACTCAGGAAGCATACTGGTACTTCTTCAAAGCTCTTGCATTTGGAAGTGCAAACCCCAAGGAAGAACCGAAGCTCGCATCTATGGCTATGGAGATTGCGGCGTGCATAAGTAGTTCTTTCATAGCCGCCAACTCGATGGCTCGCATCCTCTGA